A single genomic interval of uncultured Desulfobacter sp. harbors:
- a CDS encoding diacylglycerol kinase has product MRNKFLNTGQPGFRPLQKLKVCMSGLRYAVLADFSVAYKLLLSSILLVVCLALHKWFDLLLIVVATGVMVISEIFNTAIEAICDMIQPDEDPRVGIIKDIAAAAAGISILIWVIVFVFEVVSLL; this is encoded by the coding sequence ATGCGCAACAAATTCCTGAACACCGGCCAGCCCGGTTTTCGTCCCCTCCAAAAATTGAAAGTCTGTATGTCCGGCCTGCGCTACGCGGTTTTGGCCGATTTCAGTGTTGCTTACAAACTTCTGCTTTCTTCGATTCTACTTGTTGTTTGCCTGGCCCTGCACAAGTGGTTCGACCTGCTTTTAATCGTCGTCGCCACCGGCGTAATGGTCATATCTGAAATATTCAACACCGCCATAGAAGCGATCTGCGATATGATTCAGCCCGACGAGGACCCGCGTGTCGGCATCATCAAGGACATCGCTGCTGCGGCAGCCGGCATCAGTATCCTGATTTGGGTGATTGTCTTTGTGTTTGAAGTCGTTTCCCTGTTGTAA
- a CDS encoding MnhB domain-containing protein yields the protein MTVIYLIVIAAVFVKLSVFVHGAPEVSVDIVRTIVSETGVPNAVAGILLRNRVYDTVFEVMVFTIAVQGVYVFLSRHDPVKFITYVREETSVILARLGASVSAMICVELAIRGHLSPGGGFAAGVAGGTAIGLVAITSPPEKMQRHYKQWRVKTAEKSVILVFLVLTGLFLLRPDLFRGDMAALFSTLAIPLFNLLIALKVTIGTWTVTQLFIRYRGLL from the coding sequence ATGACCGTCATCTACCTGATCGTCATCGCGGCGGTCTTTGTCAAACTCTCTGTTTTTGTCCACGGAGCCCCGGAGGTCTCTGTTGACATCGTACGGACAATTGTCTCGGAAACCGGCGTTCCCAACGCCGTGGCCGGTATATTGCTGCGGAATCGGGTTTACGACACCGTATTTGAGGTGATGGTTTTCACCATTGCGGTTCAGGGCGTCTACGTCTTTCTTTCCAGACACGACCCTGTAAAATTTATCACCTATGTGCGCGAAGAGACATCGGTCATCCTCGCCCGGCTAGGGGCTTCTGTGTCAGCCATGATCTGCGTGGAGCTTGCCATACGGGGCCACTTGAGTCCCGGCGGTGGATTTGCGGCCGGTGTGGCCGGCGGCACAGCCATCGGATTGGTGGCGATCACATCCCCGCCGGAAAAGATGCAGCGGCATTACAAGCAGTGGCGGGTAAAGACGGCGGAAAAAAGCGTCATTCTCGTGTTCCTGGTGCTGACAGGGCTTTTTCTGCTTAGGCCCGATTTGTTCCGGGGCGACATGGCAGCCTTATTCAGCACCCTCGCCATCCCGCTCTTCAACCTGCTGATCGCGTTAAAAGTGACCATCGGAACTTGGACCGTGACACAGTTATTTATCCGGTATCGGGGGTTGTTGTAG
- a CDS encoding hydrogenase subunit MbhD domain-containing protein has product MTETPILFSIALLMPLSALLTVLQRNPYNALISRGVLGAVSALTYASLGAADVAVTEALMGSLLTIVLYTIAVRSTMVIRLGVVRPQGTPSASVETATAAIKAACRKKHLRFETTDYAMVEDAVNALKNGDADILLGKSNAMVIFTDATPEHPSGDAPVLVYRPAGLEGFARRISVNTGVTAFRWPDTAISKGDH; this is encoded by the coding sequence ATGACCGAAACACCCATTCTTTTCAGCATCGCACTGCTTATGCCCCTAAGCGCGCTCCTCACCGTGCTCCAGCGAAATCCTTACAATGCGCTGATCTCGCGGGGCGTCCTCGGTGCTGTGTCGGCTTTGACGTATGCGTCGCTCGGCGCGGCGGACGTGGCCGTCACAGAGGCGCTCATGGGCAGTCTGCTCACCATCGTTCTTTACACCATCGCCGTACGCTCCACGATGGTGATCCGGCTCGGTGTGGTGCGGCCGCAAGGGACGCCATCCGCATCCGTTGAAACGGCAACAGCAGCGATCAAGGCTGCGTGTCGTAAAAAGCATCTCCGGTTCGAAACCACAGACTACGCCATGGTTGAAGACGCGGTCAATGCTTTGAAAAACGGGGATGCGGATATCCTGCTCGGAAAATCGAACGCGATGGTCATTTTTACAGATGCGACCCCGGAACACCCCTCCGGCGACGCTCCGGTTCTCGTCTACCGGCCCGCCGGGCTTGAAGGCTTTGCCCGCCGGATATCCGTGAACACCGGTGTCACCGCTTTCCGGTGGCCGGACACTGCAATCTCGAAAGGCGATCACTGA
- a CDS encoding monovalent cation/H(+) antiporter subunit G, translating into MSNMLSLILMGIGLFFWIWGTFGMFGRRSTAWKLHILGVADTLGSILIITGLWVRYPREWPLLLLAILSLAVWNTMLGYVIAHCSTRGTSK; encoded by the coding sequence ATGAGTAACATGCTCAGCCTTATTTTGATGGGAATCGGCCTCTTTTTCTGGATATGGGGCACTTTCGGTATGTTCGGCAGGAGATCGACAGCCTGGAAGCTCCACATCCTTGGTGTGGCCGATACCCTGGGATCAATCCTGATAATCACAGGCCTCTGGGTGCGGTATCCGCGTGAATGGCCCCTGCTGCTACTCGCCATCCTCTCTCTTGCAGTGTGGAACACCATGCTCGGATACGTGATCGCCCATTGCTCAACCCGGGGGACTTCCAAATGA
- a CDS encoding Na+/H+ antiporter subunit E has product MMGSLLIRLCFWLLLTADIGPANICIGLAAAVLIPKIPGKPVSGKVLTAVLLQCLRAVPIAYLQAADMVIRRHRFEYTETHPVRFGFNPLVVFMEIFLVTFTPKTLVINFDKHRHITVHHIRPKEK; this is encoded by the coding sequence ATGATGGGTTCTCTATTGATACGGCTCTGTTTCTGGCTTTTGCTGACAGCGGATATAGGCCCGGCCAATATCTGCATCGGATTGGCGGCGGCGGTGCTGATTCCGAAAATCCCCGGCAAACCGGTCTCTGGAAAGGTTTTGACGGCGGTGCTGCTTCAGTGCCTTCGCGCCGTCCCGATCGCCTACCTCCAGGCGGCGGACATGGTGATTCGACGCCATCGGTTTGAATATACAGAGACGCACCCGGTCCGGTTCGGCTTCAATCCCCTGGTTGTTTTTATGGAGATTTTTTTGGTGACCTTTACGCCTAAGACCCTGGTGATCAACTTTGATAAACACAGACACATCACCGTTCACCACATTCGTCCAAAGGAGAAATAA
- a CDS encoding proton-conducting transporter membrane subunit has protein sequence MTHPLTIILTPLLLCMLSMMRPRSAGLLSLPACLPTAAYAAWLFHQDSTTAWVLVDAFGVMLKTDTRTAWLLLTNALVSAAVVLDLRRRNNASPFLHTLIITLHAGINAAFICADLFSLYVALELTTITAGLLIGHPLKSGSVWNAFRYLFVSNIAMLFYLIGVVLVYESTLSFAIDGVSHSPPVASALLITGLLVKGGVFIPGLWLPFAHSEAEAPVSALLSGVLVKIAIFPLMTIALHSPETGTILRWIGIASSLFGVCFAIFETDVKRLLAFSTISQVGVMLAAPVAGAFYAFAHGIAKACLFLSAGKLPAREIGVLKTIGVDRRLRAIMTVAVLSLSGAPFLAGYVAKTELFRHLTHLHAPWMTAGAVGTALILAKLIFLPAPAASTSKPAPVMPVFPLLAGMLVFGITPDPAATKEIGKALFIILTGWGLYGLIFRRVSIRLSRRPEYFRHLIGTMVILLWVLMILQEVA, from the coding sequence ATGACCCATCCCCTGACAATCATCCTGACACCGCTGTTGTTGTGCATGCTCAGTATGATGCGGCCCCGGTCGGCGGGTCTTTTGAGCCTGCCGGCCTGTTTGCCGACAGCGGCGTACGCCGCCTGGCTCTTCCACCAGGATTCGACAACCGCATGGGTTCTGGTCGATGCATTCGGGGTGATGCTGAAAACCGATACGCGAACCGCATGGCTGCTGCTGACCAACGCGCTCGTCTCCGCCGCCGTGGTCCTCGATTTACGGCGTCGAAATAATGCTTCGCCGTTTTTGCACACCCTCATCATCACGCTCCACGCCGGGATCAATGCCGCGTTTATCTGTGCAGACCTCTTCAGCCTTTACGTGGCTCTGGAGCTGACCACCATCACCGCGGGCCTGCTCATTGGCCATCCCCTGAAATCGGGAAGCGTTTGGAACGCATTCCGCTACCTCTTTGTCAGCAACATTGCCATGCTCTTCTATCTGATCGGCGTTGTGTTGGTCTATGAATCGACGCTCTCGTTCGCCATCGACGGGGTTTCACACAGCCCGCCGGTCGCGTCGGCACTGCTGATCACCGGACTGCTGGTCAAAGGCGGTGTTTTTATTCCCGGACTATGGCTGCCCTTTGCCCATTCCGAGGCCGAAGCCCCGGTCTCCGCCCTGCTGTCCGGCGTATTGGTGAAGATCGCGATCTTTCCCCTGATGACCATCGCCCTGCACTCCCCGGAAACCGGCACAATCCTTCGATGGATCGGCATCGCCAGTTCCTTGTTCGGGGTCTGTTTCGCGATTTTCGAGACCGATGTAAAGCGGCTCCTGGCCTTCAGCACCATCTCCCAAGTGGGCGTAATGCTCGCCGCGCCGGTTGCCGGTGCGTTTTATGCGTTTGCCCACGGCATCGCAAAAGCATGTCTCTTTTTATCCGCCGGAAAGCTCCCGGCGCGGGAGATCGGGGTGTTAAAAACCATTGGCGTTGACAGACGCCTCCGGGCCATAATGACCGTCGCCGTTTTATCACTTTCCGGAGCGCCGTTTCTGGCCGGATATGTGGCAAAAACCGAGCTCTTCCGCCATCTGACGCACTTGCATGCCCCCTGGATGACGGCAGGAGCCGTCGGCACTGCGCTGATCCTGGCAAAACTGATATTTTTGCCTGCCCCGGCGGCATCCACGTCAAAACCTGCGCCGGTAATGCCCGTGTTCCCGCTCTTGGCCGGAATGCTCGTTTTCGGCATTACACCAGACCCCGCCGCCACGAAAGAAATCGGAAAAGCCCTGTTCATAATACTCACCGGCTGGGGACTTTACGGCCTGATCTTCCGACGGGTCAGCATACGACTCTCCCGCCGGCCCGAATACTTCCGCCACCTGATCGGCACAATGGTCATTCTGTTATGGGTGCTCATGATCTTACAGGAGGTTGCATGA
- a CDS encoding NADH-quinone oxidoreductase subunit K codes for METLFLLTIFIGLMGALCRKNLMMKTLSMDVMGTGVIGYFLFIASRGGMVTPIVGEAPETVAYADPVPQAVILTAIVIGFSIVALLLVCLMILSKEYPTLDIDDIERVEAEKRTGKPRP; via the coding sequence ATGGAAACACTCTTTTTGCTGACAATCTTCATCGGCTTGATGGGCGCTCTTTGTCGAAAAAACCTGATGATGAAGACCCTTTCAATGGATGTCATGGGAACAGGAGTGATCGGCTATTTTCTCTTCATTGCGTCCCGCGGCGGGATGGTCACGCCGATTGTCGGCGAGGCCCCGGAAACAGTCGCCTATGCGGACCCGGTCCCCCAGGCGGTGATCCTGACAGCGATTGTCATCGGCTTTTCGATTGTCGCGCTGTTGCTCGTCTGCCTGATGATCCTGTCAAAGGAATATCCGACCCTTGACATTGACGACATTGAACGTGTTGAAGCCGAGAAGCGGACCGGAAAACCCCGCCCATGA
- a CDS encoding type II toxin-antitoxin system RelE/ParE family toxin, translated as MKIYQSSSFAKKVKKLKPKQKQHLDVAVKEIVSDPKIGVEKKGDLRGVFVHKCKIQGVLYLLSYRFLGEDLELIILGPHENYYRDLKSYLKKK; from the coding sequence ATGAAAATCTACCAATCAAGCTCGTTCGCCAAAAAAGTAAAGAAATTAAAACCTAAACAAAAACAGCATTTAGATGTTGCCGTTAAAGAAATTGTCTCTGATCCTAAAATCGGTGTGGAGAAAAAAGGAGATTTAAGAGGAGTTTTTGTACACAAATGCAAAATTCAAGGAGTGCTCTATCTTTTATCATATCGTTTTTTAGGTGAAGACCTTGAGCTTATTATACTTGGTCCACACGAGAACTATTACAGAGACCTTAAATCATATTTAAAGAAAAAATAA
- a CDS encoding DUF1254 domain-containing protein has translation MNISRTKLSIVASALLLLSASAAVSAEEPKYKADVPASILTPDKVRTELLGDLDFFDGMPSKDTVKKSYDFLDTTRGAETFLNGIPAASIYAVLEGIKAAGVNVGDLGMFEELMDARSLYLTAQSTTIYNMFEINVKEEPVVVEVPAGVLGPVDDAYFRYVTDFGFTGPDQGKGGKYLFVHRDYKGELPEGYFVVRTPSYRNLSFFRAFVKDGDLKASSANVKAGFRTYPLSQAANPPKQRFVNLSGKQMNTVHANNFHFFEELNAVIQYEPADSFDPELVGLFASIGIKKGQSFNPDARMKKILTDGVAIGNATARAITFAPRNPRYYIWPDRKWNTPFTGGGNYAFYDNGERMLDDRIFFHYYATGITPAMTAPKVGQGSVYGIAAQDVNGDYLDGGKTYSVTLPAPVPAKDFWSFMVYDGQHRSMLETNQKSAGLDSLNPSVKPNTDGSYTMWFGPKAPEGKEGNWIQTMPGKSYNVLIRLYGPLQPFFDKTWKPGDFEPVK, from the coding sequence ATGAACATCAGTAGAACCAAGTTAAGTATCGTGGCCAGTGCCTTGCTATTGCTATCCGCGTCTGCTGCGGTTTCAGCGGAGGAGCCCAAGTACAAGGCGGATGTTCCCGCATCGATCTTGACGCCTGACAAGGTTCGCACCGAGTTGCTCGGCGACCTCGATTTCTTCGACGGCATGCCGAGCAAGGACACTGTCAAGAAGTCCTACGACTTCCTCGACACAACCCGTGGTGCGGAAACCTTCCTCAACGGCATTCCCGCCGCTTCGATCTACGCGGTGCTTGAAGGCATCAAGGCGGCCGGGGTCAATGTAGGCGACCTCGGCATGTTCGAAGAGCTCATGGATGCGCGCTCGCTCTACCTGACCGCCCAGTCAACCACCATCTACAACATGTTCGAGATCAACGTCAAAGAGGAGCCTGTTGTTGTCGAGGTCCCAGCGGGCGTGCTTGGTCCGGTCGATGACGCCTACTTCCGTTACGTCACGGACTTTGGTTTCACCGGTCCGGACCAGGGCAAGGGCGGTAAATACCTGTTCGTGCACCGTGACTACAAGGGGGAGCTGCCAGAAGGATATTTCGTGGTAAGAACGCCGAGCTACCGCAACCTGTCGTTCTTTCGGGCATTCGTCAAAGATGGCGATCTCAAGGCGTCGTCGGCCAATGTGAAGGCTGGCTTCCGCACCTACCCACTCTCACAGGCGGCGAACCCGCCCAAGCAGCGCTTCGTCAACCTTTCCGGCAAACAGATGAACACCGTCCATGCCAACAATTTCCACTTCTTTGAGGAGCTGAACGCGGTCATCCAGTATGAGCCAGCCGATTCGTTCGACCCGGAACTGGTTGGGCTTTTCGCCTCAATCGGAATCAAGAAGGGACAGTCCTTCAACCCCGACGCTCGCATGAAGAAGATACTTACCGACGGCGTGGCCATCGGCAATGCCACGGCCCGCGCGATCACCTTCGCTCCGCGCAATCCCCGCTACTACATCTGGCCCGATCGCAAGTGGAACACCCCGTTCACTGGCGGCGGCAACTATGCCTTCTACGACAACGGTGAGCGTATGCTCGATGACCGCATCTTTTTCCACTATTACGCCACCGGTATCACACCTGCCATGACCGCACCCAAAGTAGGTCAGGGCTCAGTCTACGGCATCGCTGCGCAGGACGTGAACGGCGACTACCTCGATGGTGGCAAGACCTACTCGGTCACACTTCCGGCTCCAGTGCCGGCCAAGGATTTCTGGTCGTTCATGGTCTATGACGGCCAGCACCGCTCGATGCTTGAGACCAATCAGAAATCCGCCGGCCTCGACAGCCTGAATCCCTCCGTTAAGCCGAATACCGACGGCTCATACACGATGTGGTTCGGTCCCAAGGCACCGGAAGGCAAGGAGGGCAACTGGATCCAGACCATGCCGGGCAAGAGCTACAATGTGCTGATTCGCCTGTATGGACCACTCCAGCCATTCTTCGACAAGACATGGAAACCAGGCGATTTCGAGCCAGTGAAGTGA
- the ltrA gene encoding group II intron reverse transcriptase/maturase: MNRRPQQMELFPASQIAERLGNNDRLMEMILERNNIIRAWKQVCANKGAPGVDGMKTNQLGNYLAKHWPEIEQDLLNCRHKPLPVKRKEIPKPDGGVRLLGIPTVLDRFIQQAISQILEQVWEPFFSECSYGFRPGRSAHDAVIQGKRYMVEGYTYVVDMDLSNFFDRVSHDRLMSRLANKIKDKRVLKVIRQYLRSGVMISGVTVPTEEGTPQGGPLSPLLSNIVLDELDKELEKRGHRYVRYADDCVPRRQTLLQ, encoded by the coding sequence GTGAACAGACGGCCACAGCAGATGGAACTGTTCCCAGCGTCACAGATTGCCGAACGTCTGGGAAACAATGACCGGTTAATGGAGATGATCCTTGAACGCAATAACATTATCCGGGCATGGAAACAGGTTTGTGCTAACAAAGGTGCCCCCGGAGTAGACGGTATGAAAACCAATCAACTCGGGAACTACCTGGCAAAGCACTGGCCTGAAATCGAGCAAGACCTGCTTAACTGCAGACATAAACCGCTACCGGTGAAACGGAAGGAAATCCCCAAACCAGACGGCGGTGTCCGTTTACTGGGAATACCCACGGTGCTTGACCGGTTTATACAGCAGGCCATATCCCAGATCCTGGAACAGGTATGGGAACCCTTTTTCTCTGAATGCAGCTATGGATTCAGACCTGGTAGATCCGCACACGATGCGGTGATACAGGGCAAAAGGTACATGGTTGAAGGTTATACGTATGTCGTAGATATGGACCTGTCCAATTTTTTTGATCGAGTTTCGCACGACCGCCTGATGAGTAGACTCGCCAACAAAATCAAGGATAAGCGCGTATTAAAAGTGATACGGCAATATCTAAGATCCGGTGTAATGATCTCAGGCGTTACGGTTCCTACGGAAGAAGGAACTCCCCAGGGAGGCCCTCTCTCTCCTTTACTGTCCAACATCGTCCTTGATGAGTTGGATAAGGAACTTGAGAAACGAGGACACAGATATGTCCGTTATGCCGATGAC